The following coding sequences lie in one Pseudarthrobacter phenanthrenivorans Sphe3 genomic window:
- a CDS encoding DAK2 domain-containing protein has product MKRWLGKAETALGNHSDRLNAINIFPVADGDTGTNLYVTVRAAARSLAGDADKPVQVDVGAVLATAGQAAMEEARGNSGTLFSVFLCAAAEPLAGHTRLTSTLLAAALNRAQIRAWSALSDPVPGTMLSVMEAAARAAAAVDAGQNGDDSNHALGLALDAAVEAALAAVIHTEDQLDALTHAHVVDAGGVGMLLILDCLRSAILGEELQSELLDGLHGYDVSDPHIHTAMPDDDGVEVMCTISLSPLNAATLRQRLDEIGESVIMSQVGSGPDADGNYRWRVHVHVPAADPAVAVIQSLGEPANISISELAPPRDPAADAVNSSGHER; this is encoded by the coding sequence ATGAAGAGGTGGTTGGGCAAGGCGGAGACCGCGCTCGGCAACCACAGCGACCGCCTGAATGCCATTAACATCTTTCCGGTGGCGGACGGCGACACCGGCACCAACCTCTACGTCACCGTGCGTGCTGCCGCCCGGTCCCTGGCAGGAGATGCTGACAAGCCCGTCCAGGTGGATGTGGGTGCAGTCCTTGCCACCGCCGGACAGGCCGCAATGGAAGAGGCGCGCGGTAACTCCGGGACACTCTTCTCCGTGTTCCTGTGTGCAGCAGCGGAGCCGCTCGCCGGGCATACCCGCCTGACCTCCACGCTGCTCGCAGCTGCCCTGAACCGGGCACAGATCCGCGCGTGGTCGGCGCTCAGCGACCCCGTGCCCGGAACCATGCTCTCCGTGATGGAAGCCGCGGCCCGGGCTGCGGCAGCGGTGGACGCCGGACAGAACGGTGACGACAGCAACCACGCGCTCGGCCTCGCCCTGGATGCAGCGGTGGAAGCGGCCCTCGCCGCGGTCATCCACACGGAGGACCAGCTGGATGCCCTGACCCACGCGCACGTGGTGGACGCAGGCGGGGTGGGCATGCTGCTTATCCTTGACTGCCTGCGTTCCGCCATCCTGGGGGAAGAACTCCAAAGCGAACTGCTTGACGGCCTGCATGGCTACGACGTTTCCGATCCCCACATCCACACTGCCATGCCGGACGACGACGGCGTGGAAGTAATGTGCACCATCAGCCTTTCCCCCCTCAACGCGGCCACCCTCCGCCAGCGCCTGGATGAAATCGGCGAATCAGTGATCATGAGCCAGGTTGGAAGCGGCCCCGACGCCGACGGAAACTACCGGTGGCGCGTCCACGTCCACGTTCCGGCCGCGGATCCGGCGGTGGCAGTCATCCAGTCACTGGGCGAGCCGGCCAACATCAGTATCAGCGAACTGGCGCCGCCCCGGGACCCGGCAGCGGATGCAGTCAACTCCAGCGGGCATGAGCGCTGA
- the thiL gene encoding thiamine-phosphate kinase, with protein MDAAGQQPTVSALSEGELLARIFPRLAMDAGHTRATLLGPGDDAAVVSAPDGKTVISIDTQVQDQDFRLHWPNGYRTTGFDVGWKAAAQNLSDINAMGATATSLVVSLTLPPATPVAWVEDLADGLTCAIRELGAASCSVAGGDLGRGREISVSVAILGTLDGGQAVLRSGARPGDVLALAGTAGHAAAGLALLESEVPVDRISPEQRVYLDLQCRPRPPLSAGPAARAAGATAMLDVSDGMVRDGRRLAVASSVAVDLDPEQLARLADRLRPAAELLGADPGEWVLGGGEDHGLLATFPAEAPLPPGFTAIGSIQALGNDEGPDVRIAGRSADTGGWDHFAH; from the coding sequence TTGGATGCCGCAGGGCAGCAACCCACGGTTTCCGCCCTGTCGGAAGGGGAGCTGCTGGCGCGGATATTCCCCCGGCTGGCCATGGACGCCGGCCACACTCGGGCCACCCTCTTGGGTCCGGGGGACGACGCTGCCGTAGTGTCCGCACCTGACGGCAAGACGGTCATCAGCATCGACACCCAGGTCCAGGACCAGGACTTCAGGCTCCACTGGCCCAACGGGTACCGGACAACCGGCTTTGATGTCGGCTGGAAGGCGGCGGCCCAGAACCTCAGCGACATCAATGCCATGGGTGCCACCGCCACGTCCCTGGTGGTCAGCCTCACCCTTCCCCCCGCGACCCCCGTCGCCTGGGTGGAGGATTTGGCGGACGGGCTCACGTGCGCCATTCGGGAGCTTGGCGCCGCCAGCTGTTCGGTTGCCGGAGGCGATTTGGGGCGCGGGCGGGAAATTTCCGTCTCCGTGGCCATCCTCGGAACGCTCGACGGCGGCCAGGCAGTTCTCCGCTCCGGCGCACGCCCGGGGGACGTCCTTGCCTTGGCGGGTACGGCAGGCCACGCCGCTGCGGGCCTCGCACTGCTTGAATCGGAGGTGCCGGTGGACCGCATCAGCCCGGAACAACGGGTGTACCTCGATCTGCAGTGCCGCCCACGGCCGCCGTTGTCAGCCGGTCCTGCCGCCAGGGCCGCCGGCGCCACCGCGATGCTGGATGTTTCAGATGGAATGGTGCGCGACGGGCGGCGGCTGGCGGTTGCCAGCAGCGTGGCCGTCGATCTCGACCCGGAACAGCTGGCCCGGCTGGCGGACAGGCTCCGGCCGGCCGCGGAATTGCTGGGGGCAGACCCCGGCGAATGGGTCCTCGGCGGCGGGGAGGACCACGGGCTGCTGGCCACATTCCCGGCGGAAGCGCCGCTGCCTCCCGGATTCACTGCGATAGGCTCGATACAAGCACTGGGCAACGATGAAGGCCCGGACGTCAGAATTGCGGGCCGGTCTGCGGATACCGGAGGATGGGATCACTTTGCACACTAA
- a CDS encoding DUF3515 family protein gives MHRPKLFLSARVARLALTGTVLAIPLTSCSPVVDVPAAADAANPACAPMMLALPDAIGDSRLRKTNSQATAAWGDPSLVILRCGVNVPGPTTDRCVTVNGIDWVIKEGDPVWTLTTYGREPASEILMDPNKISSATVLADLAAAAGKIPAARNCVGQEDLQNLPPSQ, from the coding sequence ATGCACCGTCCCAAGCTTTTCCTGTCCGCCCGCGTTGCCAGGCTGGCACTGACCGGGACAGTTCTGGCCATCCCGCTGACCTCCTGCTCCCCTGTGGTGGACGTGCCTGCCGCGGCGGACGCGGCCAATCCGGCGTGCGCACCCATGATGCTGGCGCTGCCGGATGCAATCGGGGATTCCCGGCTCCGCAAGACGAACAGCCAGGCCACCGCTGCCTGGGGCGACCCGTCCCTGGTAATCCTGCGCTGCGGCGTGAACGTGCCCGGGCCCACCACGGACCGGTGTGTGACCGTCAACGGCATCGACTGGGTGATCAAGGAAGGCGACCCGGTATGGACGTTGACGACGTACGGGCGCGAACCGGCCAGCGAGATCCTCATGGATCCCAACAAGATCAGTTCCGCCACCGTACTCGCAGACCTGGCCGCGGCGGCCGGCAAAATTCCGGCCGCCAGGAACTGCGTGGGCCAGGAGGACCTGCAGAACCTCCCGCCAAGCCAATAG
- a CDS encoding D-alanine--D-alanine ligase family protein, translating to MSHDKLAAGESVNRAKPRVAVLFGGRSSEHAVSCVTAAGVLGAINKDKYEVIPIGIAKSGQWVLVSADTAQWSLAATSLPEVAPSAKSVTLAEIGGEHQLIVAAPNEVPQELGTVDVVFPLLHGPFGEDGTIQGLLELSDTRYVGAGVLASAVGMDKHFMKVVFESAGLQVGPYVAVTDRQWRKDPESVRKQVDRLGFPVFVKPARAGSSMGISKVESMAELDAAIEEARRHDLKLVIEAGITGREIECAVLEGRGTDAPRTSMPGEISVAGGTHEFYDFNAKYVEDGAAALSCPADIPEEAIARVRELAAAAFDAVGAEGLSRVDFFYTPAGELIINEINTMPGFTPKSMYPQMWAASGLDYADLIDELIYLALNRKTGLR from the coding sequence ATGTCCCATGACAAGCTGGCCGCAGGGGAGTCCGTGAACCGGGCAAAGCCCCGCGTGGCTGTACTTTTTGGCGGCCGATCCAGCGAGCATGCAGTGAGCTGTGTAACGGCGGCCGGCGTCCTGGGCGCCATCAACAAGGACAAGTACGAGGTGATTCCCATTGGGATTGCCAAGTCGGGCCAGTGGGTCCTGGTCTCCGCTGACACCGCACAGTGGTCCCTCGCCGCGACGTCGCTGCCGGAGGTTGCGCCATCGGCCAAATCCGTGACCCTTGCCGAAATCGGGGGCGAGCACCAGCTGATCGTCGCCGCCCCGAACGAGGTCCCGCAGGAACTCGGCACCGTGGACGTGGTGTTCCCGCTGCTTCACGGGCCGTTCGGCGAGGACGGAACCATCCAGGGACTCCTGGAACTGTCCGACACCAGGTATGTGGGCGCTGGCGTCCTGGCCTCGGCAGTTGGCATGGACAAGCACTTCATGAAGGTCGTCTTCGAGTCTGCCGGCCTGCAGGTTGGCCCCTACGTCGCCGTCACGGACAGGCAGTGGCGGAAAGACCCGGAGTCGGTTCGGAAACAGGTGGACCGGCTAGGATTTCCGGTCTTCGTGAAGCCTGCACGGGCAGGATCGTCCATGGGGATTTCCAAAGTGGAGTCCATGGCCGAACTCGATGCAGCCATCGAGGAAGCCCGCAGGCACGACCTCAAACTCGTGATCGAGGCGGGCATCACCGGCCGGGAAATCGAATGCGCCGTGCTGGAGGGCAGGGGGACCGACGCCCCGCGGACCTCCATGCCCGGCGAGATTTCCGTGGCGGGCGGAACCCACGAGTTCTATGACTTCAACGCAAAGTACGTGGAGGACGGCGCCGCGGCCCTCAGCTGCCCTGCCGACATCCCCGAGGAAGCCATCGCCAGGGTGCGGGAACTCGCCGCAGCAGCCTTTGATGCTGTGGGCGCCGAGGGCCTGAGCCGGGTGGATTTCTTCTACACTCCTGCCGGCGAACTGATCATCAATGAGATCAACACCATGCCCGGATTTACCCCCAAGAGCATGTATCCGCAGATGTGGGCCGCCTCAGGGCTGGACTACGCCGACCTGATCGACGAGCTGATCTACCTGGCGCTGAACCGCAAGACCGGGCTGCGCTGA
- a CDS encoding NAD(P)H-dependent glycerol-3-phosphate dehydrogenase, producing the protein MTAGEQQAGSARSVAVLGAGSWGTTFAKILADAAAAAGEPRTIRLWGRRPEVVEQINTIHRNEQYLKDIALPGSITASTDVAAVLEGADLVVLAVPAQSLRPQLRGWKDMIAPGAMVVSLMKGLELGTDARMSEVISEELGLPTDRIAVVSGPNLAMEIAREEPTASVVACTDSAAAGWIARSCTAPYFRPYTTADIVGVEIGGIVKNVIALAVGICEGKQMGDNTKASVITRGLAETSRLALALGGDAKTMAGLAGLGDLVATCSSPLSRNHTAGRLLGQGLTLEEVGQKMTQTAEGIKSGQAVHELAGKLGVEMPITAAVVAVLAGKLSVDQLGPVLLSRELKPEGDY; encoded by the coding sequence GTGACCGCTGGGGAGCAACAGGCGGGTTCGGCCCGTTCCGTCGCAGTTCTCGGCGCCGGCTCCTGGGGAACCACCTTCGCCAAAATCCTGGCTGATGCGGCGGCTGCTGCCGGTGAACCGCGGACCATCAGGCTGTGGGGCCGGCGCCCCGAAGTGGTGGAACAGATCAACACCATCCACCGCAACGAGCAGTACTTAAAGGACATTGCGCTTCCCGGGAGCATCACGGCTTCCACCGATGTGGCCGCCGTGCTCGAAGGCGCGGATCTGGTGGTGCTGGCGGTGCCGGCCCAGTCGCTCCGGCCCCAGCTTCGCGGGTGGAAGGACATGATCGCGCCGGGTGCGATGGTTGTCTCGCTGATGAAGGGCCTGGAACTCGGGACCGACGCGCGGATGAGCGAGGTCATCAGCGAGGAGCTTGGCCTGCCGACCGACCGCATCGCGGTGGTCTCCGGACCGAACCTGGCGATGGAAATCGCCCGCGAAGAACCCACCGCGTCCGTGGTCGCCTGCACTGATTCCGCCGCTGCCGGCTGGATCGCCAGGAGCTGCACGGCACCCTATTTCCGGCCATACACCACGGCTGACATCGTGGGCGTTGAAATCGGCGGAATCGTGAAGAACGTGATTGCGCTGGCTGTGGGCATCTGTGAGGGCAAGCAGATGGGGGACAACACCAAGGCGTCGGTGATAACCCGCGGGCTGGCGGAAACCTCGCGCCTTGCCCTGGCGCTGGGCGGCGATGCCAAGACGATGGCGGGCCTCGCGGGGCTTGGCGACCTCGTGGCCACCTGCTCCTCGCCGCTGTCGCGCAACCATACGGCCGGCAGGCTGCTGGGGCAGGGCCTGACGCTCGAGGAGGTGGGCCAGAAGATGACCCAAACCGCCGAAGGCATCAAGTCCGGCCAGGCAGTGCATGAGCTTGCAGGCAAGCTGGGCGTGGAAATGCCCATCACCGCCGCCGTCGTTGCCGTGCTGGCCGGCAAGCTGTCCGTTGACCAACTGGGACCTGTCCTGCTGTCCCGGGAACTGAAACCTGAAGGCGATTACTGA
- a CDS encoding lysophospholipid acyltransferase family protein has translation MKESAKSRATLVVVAAIVRPLFNLMMDKKWEGTEKLPEGGFIAAPNHCTEIDPLIIGHLLYNNKRAPHFLAKSGLFKVPVLGWVLRATKQIPVERSTAGANRSLQLAQEIVAEGGAIIIYPEGTLTRDPDLWPMKGHTGAARLALEGGIPVVPIAHWGAHEVFPRYGKRFHLFPRKKSRVVVGEPVDLSAFRGRPLDKATLTEATDAIMDAITALLAGIRGEEPPAERWDPAKKQQPKQGRFVERGQQQAGNGTENP, from the coding sequence GTGAAGGAATCGGCCAAGAGCCGCGCGACCCTTGTGGTGGTTGCGGCCATAGTACGCCCCCTGTTCAACCTCATGATGGACAAGAAGTGGGAGGGCACCGAAAAGCTGCCCGAGGGAGGCTTCATTGCCGCCCCGAACCACTGCACCGAGATCGACCCCCTGATCATCGGCCACCTGCTCTACAACAACAAGCGCGCGCCGCACTTCCTGGCGAAGTCCGGACTGTTCAAGGTTCCGGTCCTGGGCTGGGTCCTGCGGGCCACCAAGCAGATCCCGGTGGAACGTTCGACGGCGGGGGCCAACCGCTCCCTGCAGCTTGCGCAGGAGATCGTCGCCGAGGGCGGGGCCATCATCATCTATCCCGAGGGGACCCTCACCCGGGATCCCGACCTCTGGCCGATGAAGGGCCATACCGGCGCGGCCCGGCTCGCCCTGGAAGGCGGCATCCCCGTGGTGCCCATCGCCCATTGGGGGGCGCATGAGGTCTTTCCGCGCTACGGCAAGCGGTTCCATCTCTTTCCCCGCAAAAAGTCGCGGGTTGTTGTTGGCGAGCCGGTGGACCTGAGTGCCTTCCGGGGACGTCCGCTGGATAAGGCCACGCTGACCGAGGCCACAGACGCCATCATGGATGCGATCACCGCCCTCCTGGCCGGGATCAGGGGAGAGGAACCCCCCGCCGAGCGGTGGGATCCTGCCAAGAAGCAACAGCCGAAGCAGGGCAGGTTCGTGGAGCGGGGACAGCAGCAGGCCGGGAACGGAACGGAAAACCCGTGA
- the murA gene encoding UDP-N-acetylglucosamine 1-carboxyvinyltransferase, which produces MSSVLTIRGGVPLTGRVSVRGAKNLVPKAMVAALLGNEPSVLRNVPEIKDVEVVTSLLQLHGVTVAKDPVSGDLTLDPKAAKTASSTAIDAHAGDSRIPILLCGPLIHAIGEAFIPDLGGCKIGDRPIDYHLDVLRQFGAVVEKRPGGIHISAPKGLHGAKISLPYPSVGATEQVLLSATRAEGITELSGAATEPEIIDLIAVLQKMGAIISVQTDRTIRIEGVRDLGGYNHRALSDRNESASWASAALVTRGDIFVEGASQRDMMTFLNTYRKVGGGMDIGEDGIRFYHRGGKLNPLVLETDVHPGFMTDWQQPLVVALTQAEGVSIVHETVYENRFGFTDALIRMGASIQVHRECLGSVPCRFGQRNFLHSAVISGPTQLKGTDIDVPDLRGGFSHLIAALAATGTSRVTGIDIINRGYERFTEKLAGLGADFDITTTK; this is translated from the coding sequence ATGAGTAGTGTTCTGACAATCCGTGGCGGAGTCCCGCTGACAGGCCGCGTCAGCGTCCGGGGAGCGAAAAACCTCGTTCCCAAGGCGATGGTGGCAGCGTTGCTGGGCAACGAACCGTCGGTGTTGCGGAACGTTCCGGAGATCAAGGATGTGGAGGTGGTCACCTCCCTCCTGCAGCTGCACGGCGTGACCGTGGCGAAGGATCCGGTGAGCGGTGACCTCACGCTCGATCCCAAGGCGGCCAAGACGGCATCCAGCACAGCCATCGACGCCCACGCAGGCGACTCCCGCATTCCGATTCTGCTCTGCGGTCCCTTGATCCACGCGATCGGCGAGGCGTTCATCCCGGACCTCGGCGGCTGCAAGATCGGCGACCGGCCCATCGACTATCACCTGGACGTGCTGCGCCAGTTCGGTGCCGTGGTGGAGAAGCGGCCCGGCGGCATCCACATTTCGGCGCCCAAGGGGCTGCATGGGGCGAAAATCTCGCTGCCGTACCCGTCAGTGGGAGCCACGGAGCAGGTGCTGCTCAGCGCCACCCGTGCCGAGGGCATCACCGAACTTTCCGGTGCAGCCACCGAGCCGGAGATCATCGACCTCATCGCGGTACTGCAGAAAATGGGCGCGATCATCAGCGTCCAGACGGACCGGACCATCCGCATCGAGGGCGTCCGCGACCTCGGCGGGTACAACCACCGTGCCCTGTCGGACCGCAACGAATCAGCCTCCTGGGCGTCCGCCGCACTCGTGACCCGCGGCGATATCTTCGTTGAAGGCGCCTCCCAGCGGGACATGATGACCTTCCTGAACACCTACCGCAAGGTGGGCGGCGGCATGGACATCGGCGAGGACGGCATCCGCTTCTACCACCGGGGCGGAAAGCTTAACCCGCTCGTCCTGGAAACCGACGTCCACCCGGGCTTCATGACGGACTGGCAGCAGCCCCTCGTGGTGGCCCTGACCCAGGCCGAGGGTGTCTCGATCGTCCACGAGACCGTCTACGAGAACCGCTTCGGCTTCACGGACGCCCTGATCCGGATGGGTGCGAGCATCCAGGTCCACCGCGAATGCCTGGGCAGCGTGCCGTGCCGTTTCGGCCAGCGCAACTTCCTGCACTCCGCCGTGATCTCGGGTCCCACGCAGCTCAAGGGCACCGACATCGACGTTCCGGACCTCCGCGGCGGTTTCAGCCACCTGATCGCGGCCCTGGCAGCCACCGGCACCTCGCGCGTCACGGGCATTGACATCATCAACCGCGGGTACGAGCGCTTCACCGAAAAGCTGGCCGGGCTGGGCGCCGACTTCGACATCACCACCACGAAGTAG
- the leuD gene encoding 3-isopropylmalate dehydratase small subunit yields MEKFTTHTGIGVPLRQSNVDTDQIIPAVYLKRITRTGFEDALFSAWRKDPAFILNQAPFSAGSVLVAGPDFGTGSSREHAVWALKDYGFKAVLSSRFADIFRGNSGKQGLLAAQVAQDDIELIWKELENAPGTEVTVDLVSKTVVCGNIVAPFEIDDYTRWRLLEGLDDIGLTLQHEADITAYEATRPAFLPKTLPARLS; encoded by the coding sequence ATGGAAAAGTTCACCACGCACACCGGAATCGGCGTCCCGCTGCGCCAAAGCAACGTGGACACGGACCAGATCATCCCGGCCGTGTACCTGAAGCGCATCACCCGCACCGGCTTTGAAGACGCCCTGTTCTCGGCATGGCGCAAGGACCCGGCCTTCATCCTGAACCAGGCGCCGTTCAGCGCCGGCTCCGTCCTGGTGGCAGGCCCGGATTTCGGCACCGGATCCTCCCGTGAACACGCAGTGTGGGCGTTGAAGGACTACGGGTTCAAGGCCGTTCTCTCCTCCCGTTTCGCGGACATCTTCCGTGGCAACTCCGGCAAGCAGGGACTGCTCGCCGCACAGGTTGCCCAGGACGACATCGAGCTGATCTGGAAAGAACTGGAAAACGCCCCCGGCACTGAGGTTACTGTCGACTTGGTGTCCAAGACGGTGGTGTGCGGCAACATCGTGGCGCCCTTCGAGATCGACGACTACACCCGCTGGCGCCTGCTCGAGGGACTCGATGACATCGGCCTGACACTGCAGCACGAGGCGGACATCACTGCCTATGAAGCCACCAGGCCCGCCTTCCTCCCCAAAACCCTGCCGGCGCGCCTTTCCTGA